From the Cryptomeria japonica chromosome 2, Sugi_1.0, whole genome shotgun sequence genome, one window contains:
- the LOC131049909 gene encoding BURP domain-containing protein 16 — MATTSRVLLLLVVGASVIFGLGKVGAVNSSVAELLRERWQEKLPDIGIPPPLVKRLSPLSQTQLKDFTTALKNRDRDDTSFDASHFCRSAGLLCRENVSFYHGCSQYGFSKRMPKQVEEHLFFDKEELRESGEIILPDMSSHRTRMPFLPSELAEMMPPFSTANVSQILKLLNIPSESNMSRSMASTLKMCEERAEEGEVQRCSTSVEGMVEFVVSLLGSDVDLLNDPSVIGSGQRATVTKAAKRENIVGGKSPVTCHHFVFPYAVIYCHSINGSEVFDLQLEVMQDDKPVVKNATALCHYSSNGAGGTQASCHFVYGEMLLWMPKPTRY, encoded by the exons ATGGCTACAACAAGCAGAGTTCTTCTACTTCTTGTGGTTGGAGCTAGT GTAATTTTTGGGCTCGGGAAGGTTGGTGCGGTCAATAGTAGCGTTGCAGAGTTGCTGCGTGAGCGGTGGCAAGAGAAGCTTCCAGACATTGGAATACCCCCACCGCTAGTGAAACGTCTGTCCCCTCTTTCTCAAACACAGCTCAAGGATTTCACCACGGCGCTCAAGAACAGAGACAGAGACGATACTTCCTTCGATGCCTCCCACTTCTGCCGGTCTGCCGGTTTGTTATGCCGCGAAAACGTATCATTTTATCATGGTTGTTCACAATATGGATTCTCCAAACGTATGCCTAAGCAGGTCGAGGAGCACCTGTTCTTCGACAAGGAAGAGCTGCGGGAGTCGGGGGAAATAATATTGCCAGATATGAGCTCTCACAGAACACGTATGCCATTTTTGCCTAGCGAGTTAGCAGAGATGATGCCGCCATTCTCTACTGCAAATGTTTCTCAAATTTTGAAGTTGTTGAACATCCCGAGCGAGTCAAATATGTCCCGTAGCATGGCGAGCACGTTGAAGATGTGCGAGGAAAGGGCGGAGGAAGGAGAAGTGCAGAGATGCAGCACATCCGTTGAGGGCATGGTGGAATTCGTGGTGTCTCTTTTGGGATCTGACGTCGACCTTCTTAATGACCCATCTGTTATAGGATCTGGTCAGCGGGCTACGGTAACCAAGGCGGCTAAGAGGGAGAATATCGTGGGGGGTAAATCGCCTGTAACTTGTCATCACTTTGTGTTTCCTTACGCAGTGATTTATTGTCATTCTATCAATGGGAGTGAGGTATTTGATCTTCAGTTGGAGGTCATGCAGGATGATAAACCAGTAGTAAAGAACGCTACGGCACTGTGTCATTATTCCTCGAACGGAGCGGGAGGAACTCAGGCTTCTTGTCATTTTGTTTACGGGGAGATGTTACTGTGGATGCCTAAGCCTACGCGTTACTAG